From a region of the Mycolicibacterium sp. MU0050 genome:
- a CDS encoding heme-copper oxidase subunit III produces the protein MTSAVGTSGTAITSRVHSLNRPNMVSVGTIVWLSSELMFFAGLFAMYFVARAQAGGEWPPPPTELNLALAVPVTLVLIASSFTCQLGVFAAERGDVFGLRRWYLLTLAMGTFFVLGQGYEYIHLVQHGTTIPGSAYGSVFYITTGFHGLHVIGGLVAFVLLLVRTTMSKFTPAQATAAIVVSYYWHFVDIVWIALFATIYFVR, from the coding sequence GTGACGAGTGCTGTGGGTACCTCTGGGACTGCAATCACGTCGCGCGTGCATTCGCTGAACAGGCCAAACATGGTCAGTGTCGGCACCATCGTGTGGCTGTCCAGTGAGCTGATGTTCTTCGCTGGTCTGTTCGCGATGTACTTCGTGGCGCGCGCACAAGCAGGCGGCGAGTGGCCGCCGCCGCCAACCGAGTTGAACCTCGCGTTGGCGGTACCGGTGACGCTGGTGCTGATTGCATCGTCGTTCACCTGCCAGCTGGGCGTGTTCGCCGCTGAGCGCGGTGACGTCTTCGGGCTGCGTCGGTGGTATCTGCTCACCCTGGCGATGGGCACCTTCTTCGTGCTCGGCCAGGGCTACGAGTACATCCACCTGGTGCAGCACGGGACGACCATCCCCGGCAGCGCCTACGGCTCGGTGTTCTACATCACCACCGGCTTCCACGGCCTCCACGTGATCGGCGGTCTGGTCGCCTTCGTGCTGCTGCTCGTCCGCACCACGATGAGCAAGTTCACGCCTGCGCAGGCCACGGCGGCGATCGTTGTGTCGTACTACTGGCACTTCGTCGACATCGTCTGGATTGCGCTGTTCGCCACGATCTACTTCGTCCGATAG
- a CDS encoding cytochrome c oxidase subunit 4 codes for MHIESRLFEILTAFFVVTTVVYAVLTAMYADGGVEWAGTTALALSGGLCLIIGTFFRFVARRLDTRPEDYEDAEISDGAGELGFFPPQSWWPVSLALCASVTAVGVALYLPWLIFAGFTFVIMAAGGWVWEFYLKPEKH; via the coding sequence ATGCATATCGAATCCAGGTTGTTCGAGATCCTCACCGCGTTCTTCGTGGTGACCACCGTGGTCTACGCCGTGCTGACGGCCATGTACGCCGACGGCGGCGTCGAATGGGCGGGCACCACCGCGCTGGCGCTGTCCGGCGGATTGTGCCTGATCATCGGCACGTTCTTCCGGTTCGTGGCCCGCCGGTTGGACACCCGGCCCGAGGACTACGAGGACGCCGAGATCAGCGATGGCGCCGGCGAGCTGGGTTTCTTCCCTCCGCAGAGCTGGTGGCCGGTGTCGCTGGCGCTGTGCGCCTCGGTGACCGCGGTCGGGGTGGCCCTGTACCTGCCGTGGCTGATCTTCGCCGGCTTCACCTTCGTGATCATGGCGGCCGGCGGCTGGGTCTGGGAGTTCTACCTGAAGCCCGAAAAGCACTGA
- a CDS encoding DUF2561 family protein, which produces MSSDLFRSPEAVDRSLMVACAVVWLLVLGLFVAAGVALADLGQSSAQSSSGDGTPWLLYTVIGVSAAVIVAAVPLLLRARNAGGAASSSSAPASPAPARPAAAARAAAPMAATARLRPGAPNAAVLDRIWLRCGLAVLTATGAALCAVAIATHLMAVDSVVASWVLYGVAAVITVGMVAIPLYFLRELRAQVEPAA; this is translated from the coding sequence ATGAGTAGCGACCTGTTCCGTTCTCCCGAGGCCGTCGACCGGTCCCTCATGGTGGCCTGCGCCGTGGTGTGGCTGCTGGTGCTGGGCCTGTTCGTCGCCGCCGGCGTGGCGCTGGCCGACCTTGGGCAGAGCAGTGCGCAGAGTTCCTCCGGCGATGGGACTCCCTGGCTGCTCTACACGGTGATCGGGGTGTCGGCCGCGGTGATCGTGGCCGCGGTGCCGCTGTTGCTGCGGGCCCGCAACGCCGGTGGAGCTGCGTCGTCGTCGTCGGCCCCGGCCTCGCCGGCACCGGCCCGACCGGCCGCCGCGGCGCGCGCCGCAGCGCCCATGGCCGCGACCGCGCGACTGCGCCCCGGCGCGCCGAATGCCGCTGTGTTGGACCGGATCTGGCTGCGTTGCGGGCTGGCAGTGTTGACCGCCACGGGGGCGGCCCTGTGCGCCGTCGCCATCGCCACGCACCTGATGGCCGTCGATTCCGTGGTGGCGTCCTGGGTGCTCTACGGGGTGGCCGCGGTGATCACCGTCGGGATGGTCGCCATCCCGCTGTACTTCCTGCGTGAACTGCGGGCCCAGGTGGAACCCGCAGCGTAG
- a CDS encoding cytochrome bc complex cytochrome b subunit has protein sequence MSPKLGEVIAKQGDAIDSRYHPSAAMRRGVLNKVFPTHWSFLLGEIALYSFIVLLITGVYLTLFFDPSMAHVVYDGVYQPLRGVEMSRAYETALNISFEVRGGLFVRQIHHWAALLFAASIMVHLARIFFTGAFRRPREANWVIGSLLLILAMFEGFFGYTLPDELLSGTGLRASFSSITLGMPVIGTWLHWALFGGDFPGEIIIPRMYALHILLLPGIMLALIGAHMALVWFQKHTQFPGPGRTEKNVVGVRVMPVFAVKSGAFFAMTVGVLGLMGGLLQINPIWNLGPYRPSQISAGSQPDFYMMWTEGLARIFPNWELYPGNYTIPASTWVALGMGLVFMLLIAWPYLEKKFTGDDAHHNLLQRPRDAPVRTGIGAMAIALYMVLTFSAMNDVIALKFHISLNATTWIGRIGAVVLPPLIFFIAYRWAIALQRSDRAVLEHGIETGIIKRLPHGAYIELHQPLGPVDEHGHPIPLEYEGAAIPKKMNKLGAAGEPGSGSFLTPDPLEEHQALGAAAHASEHRALTALKEYQDREHGGNGDGSDGHR, from the coding sequence ATGAGTCCGAAACTCGGTGAGGTGATCGCCAAGCAGGGCGACGCGATTGACTCCCGTTACCACCCGTCGGCAGCCATGCGACGCGGCGTCCTCAACAAGGTCTTCCCCACGCACTGGTCCTTCCTGCTGGGTGAGATCGCGTTGTACAGCTTCATCGTCCTGCTGATCACCGGCGTCTACCTGACGCTGTTCTTCGATCCCTCGATGGCGCACGTCGTGTACGACGGCGTGTACCAGCCGCTGCGCGGCGTCGAGATGTCCCGCGCCTACGAGACCGCGCTGAACATCAGCTTCGAGGTCCGCGGCGGACTGTTCGTCCGCCAGATCCACCACTGGGCCGCGCTGCTGTTCGCCGCGTCGATCATGGTGCACCTGGCGCGCATCTTCTTCACCGGCGCGTTCCGCCGGCCGCGCGAGGCGAACTGGGTGATCGGCTCGTTGCTGCTGATCCTGGCGATGTTCGAGGGCTTCTTCGGCTACACGCTGCCCGACGAACTGCTGTCCGGGACCGGCCTGCGCGCTTCCTTCTCGTCGATCACCCTGGGCATGCCGGTGATCGGCACCTGGCTGCACTGGGCCCTGTTCGGCGGTGACTTCCCCGGCGAGATCATCATCCCGCGGATGTACGCGCTGCACATCCTGTTGCTGCCGGGCATCATGCTGGCCCTCATCGGTGCCCACATGGCCCTGGTCTGGTTCCAGAAGCACACCCAGTTCCCCGGCCCCGGACGTACCGAGAAGAACGTCGTCGGCGTGCGGGTCATGCCGGTGTTCGCGGTCAAGTCGGGTGCGTTCTTCGCCATGACGGTCGGCGTTCTCGGCCTGATGGGTGGCCTGCTGCAGATCAACCCGATCTGGAACCTCGGCCCGTATCGCCCATCGCAGATCTCCGCGGGTAGCCAGCCGGACTTCTACATGATGTGGACCGAGGGCCTGGCGCGTATCTTCCCGAACTGGGAGCTGTACCCGGGCAACTACACCATCCCCGCCTCCACCTGGGTGGCGCTGGGCATGGGCCTGGTGTTCATGCTGCTGATCGCGTGGCCGTACCTGGAGAAGAAGTTCACCGGCGACGATGCGCACCACAACCTGCTGCAGCGGCCGCGGGACGCTCCGGTGCGCACCGGCATCGGCGCGATGGCCATTGCGCTGTACATGGTGCTGACCTTCTCGGCGATGAACGACGTCATTGCGCTGAAGTTCCACATCTCGCTGAACGCGACCACCTGGATCGGTCGCATCGGCGCGGTGGTGCTGCCGCCGCTGATCTTCTTCATCGCCTACCGGTGGGCCATCGCCCTGCAGCGCAGCGACCGTGCGGTCCTCGAGCACGGCATCGAGACCGGCATCATCAAGCGGCTGCCGCACGGTGCCTACATCGAGCTGCACCAGCCGCTGGGCCCCGTCGACGAGCACGGTCACCCGATCCCGCTCGAGTACGAGGGTGCGGCGATTCCGAAGAAGATGAACAAGCTGGGCGCCGCCGGCGAACCGGGTTCGGGCAGCTTCCTGACACCGGATCCGCTCGAAGAGCATCAGGCGCTCGGGGCGGCCGCGCACGCCTCCGAGCACCGGGCACTGACCGCGCTCAAGGAGTACCAGGATCGCGAGCACGGCGGCAACGGCGACGGGTCCGACGGACACCGCTAG
- a CDS encoding cytochrome c, protein MNRRARLNISRLIGSANGDRSRRRWRRRLTAGTLLLIALALAGGLAAVLTPKPQVAVADESQSALIRTGKQLYDTSCITCHGANLQGVHDRGPSLIGVGEAAVWFQVSTGRMPAMSLNHQAPLKPVNFDEHQTDALGAYIQANGGGPMVLRDDNGQIAQESLTTGNLARGGDLFRLNCASCHNFTGQGGALSSGKYAPALGDANPQVIYTAMLTGPQNMPKFSDRQLSLEEKTDIISYVRNVSEAKSPGGYGLGALGPTSEGMVIWILGITVMIGITMWIGARA, encoded by the coding sequence ATGAACAGGAGAGCTCGGTTGAATATCTCGCGCTTGATCGGATCGGCCAACGGTGACCGGTCCCGACGGCGGTGGCGCCGTCGCCTGACGGCCGGGACGTTGCTGCTGATCGCGTTGGCGCTCGCGGGCGGACTGGCCGCAGTGCTGACGCCCAAGCCCCAGGTGGCGGTCGCCGACGAATCGCAGTCGGCGCTGATCCGCACGGGCAAGCAGCTGTACGACACGTCGTGCATCACCTGCCACGGCGCCAACCTGCAGGGCGTGCACGACCGTGGCCCCAGCCTGATCGGCGTCGGCGAGGCGGCGGTGTGGTTCCAGGTGTCGACCGGCCGCATGCCGGCGATGAGCCTGAACCACCAGGCCCCGCTCAAGCCCGTGAACTTCGACGAGCATCAGACCGACGCGTTGGGGGCCTACATCCAGGCCAACGGCGGTGGCCCCATGGTGCTTCGCGACGACAACGGCCAGATCGCCCAGGAGTCGCTGACCACCGGCAACCTGGCGCGCGGTGGTGACCTCTTCCGCCTCAACTGCGCCTCGTGTCACAACTTCACCGGCCAGGGCGGCGCGTTGTCCTCCGGCAAGTACGCCCCCGCGCTCGGCGATGCCAACCCGCAGGTGATCTACACCGCGATGCTCACGGGACCGCAGAACATGCCGAAGTTCTCCGACCGGCAGCTGAGCCTCGAAGAGAAGACGGACATCATCAGCTACGTCCGCAACGTCTCTGAGGCCAAGAGCCCCGGCGGCTACGGCCTGGGTGCGCTCGGTCCCACCTCTGAAGGAATGGTGATCTGGATCCTCGGCATCACCGTGATGATCGGTATCACAATGTGGATCGGGGCAAGGGCATGA
- the trpD gene encoding anthranilate phosphoribosyltransferase, translated as MLRRGNIGVVTDTAARPDPAAPAWPTILGRLTELQPLATGEAAWAMEQIMSGAATPAQIAGFGIAMKMKRPTAAEVTELAEVMLAHAVRVPTDKIGTDSVDIVGTGGDGANTVNLSTMAAIVVAACGVPVVKHGNRAASSLSGGADTLEALGVRIDLGPDEVARCVAEVGIGFCFAAKFHPSFRHSGPPRREIGVPTVFNLLGPLTNPGSPRAGLIGCAFGDLAEVMAGVFATRRSSVLVVHGDDGLDELTTTTTSTIWRVQAGTIDRLTFDPAGFGFARAQLSELKGGDAAHNADVARSVFAGASGAVRDAVVLNAAGAMVAHAGLSAGADWLPAWETGLSRATEAIDSGKAEQLLARWVQLTQKLAPPH; from the coding sequence ATGCTTCGACGTGGGAATATCGGGGTCGTGACTGACACCGCCGCGCGGCCGGACCCGGCCGCTCCCGCCTGGCCGACGATCCTGGGCCGCCTGACCGAACTGCAACCGCTGGCCACCGGGGAGGCCGCTTGGGCGATGGAGCAGATCATGTCCGGCGCGGCCACCCCGGCGCAGATCGCCGGCTTCGGCATCGCGATGAAGATGAAACGCCCGACCGCCGCCGAGGTCACCGAGTTGGCCGAGGTGATGCTTGCGCACGCCGTGCGCGTGCCCACGGACAAGATCGGCACCGATTCCGTCGACATCGTCGGCACGGGCGGCGACGGCGCCAACACCGTCAATCTGTCCACCATGGCGGCCATCGTGGTGGCGGCCTGCGGGGTGCCCGTGGTCAAACACGGCAACCGGGCCGCGTCGTCGTTGTCCGGCGGCGCCGACACCCTCGAGGCGCTCGGGGTGCGCATCGACCTGGGTCCCGACGAGGTGGCGCGCTGCGTGGCCGAGGTCGGCATCGGCTTCTGCTTCGCGGCCAAGTTCCACCCGTCGTTCCGGCATTCGGGACCGCCGCGCCGGGAGATCGGCGTCCCGACGGTGTTCAATCTGCTGGGCCCGCTGACGAATCCGGGCTCGCCGCGCGCCGGCCTGATCGGCTGCGCGTTCGGCGATCTGGCCGAGGTCATGGCCGGGGTGTTCGCCACCCGGCGCAGCAGCGTGCTGGTCGTGCACGGTGACGACGGGCTCGACGAGCTCACCACCACCACGACCTCGACGATCTGGCGGGTCCAGGCCGGGACCATCGACCGGCTGACCTTCGACCCGGCCGGATTCGGCTTCGCGCGCGCCCAACTGTCCGAGCTCAAGGGCGGCGACGCCGCCCACAACGCCGACGTGGCGCGGTCGGTCTTCGCTGGGGCCTCCGGCGCCGTGCGTGACGCGGTGGTGCTCAACGCGGCCGGCGCGATGGTGGCGCACGCCGGGCTGTCCGCCGGTGCGGACTGGCTACCGGCGTGGGAGACCGGACTGAGCCGGGCCACCGAGGCCATCGATTCGGGGAAGGCCGAACAGCTGCTGGCCCGGTGGGTACAGCTCACCCAGAAGCTCGCACCGCCGCACTGA
- a CDS encoding MmpS family transport accessory protein, translating to MSGPNSPEPESPDDPGGLPGTEGPTESYSSDEVAPGEFPSQAYSAPESEQFMSGPYVPVDAGLYDYDSYDATELVRDEAPPRWPWVVGVTAIIAAIALVVSVSLLVSSTDTDTLATPQTSTSTTPPVQDEITTPEPPPPPPPPSEEPPPPPPPPPPPPPPETVTVVPEPPPPPPPPPSEEPPPPPATTTAEPPPPTTTTRSGPRQVTYSVTGTKAPGDIISVTYVDASGRRRTQRNVYIPWSLTVTPISQSEVGSVQASSLFLVSQLNCSITTSDGTVLSSNSGNAAQTSC from the coding sequence ATGAGCGGGCCGAATTCTCCGGAACCGGAGTCTCCGGACGACCCGGGCGGCCTTCCCGGTACGGAGGGGCCGACCGAGAGCTACAGCTCAGACGAGGTGGCGCCGGGGGAGTTCCCGTCGCAGGCCTATTCCGCGCCGGAATCCGAGCAGTTCATGTCCGGGCCGTACGTGCCCGTCGACGCCGGTCTCTACGACTACGACAGCTACGACGCAACCGAACTCGTCCGCGACGAGGCGCCGCCGCGCTGGCCGTGGGTGGTCGGCGTCACCGCGATCATCGCGGCCATCGCCCTGGTGGTCTCGGTGTCCCTGCTGGTGAGCAGCACCGACACCGACACGCTGGCGACCCCGCAGACCTCCACGTCCACCACGCCCCCGGTGCAGGACGAGATCACCACGCCGGAGCCGCCACCGCCGCCCCCGCCACCCAGCGAGGAGCCGCCCCCGCCGCCTCCGCCGCCGCCACCACCCCCGCCGCCGGAAACCGTCACCGTGGTTCCGGAGCCGCCGCCGCCCCCGCCGCCTCCACCGAGCGAGGAGCCGCCCCCGCCGCCGGCCACGACGACGGCGGAGCCGCCGCCACCGACCACCACGACCCGCAGCGGCCCCCGCCAGGTCACCTACTCGGTGACCGGCACCAAGGCGCCGGGCGACATCATCTCGGTGACCTACGTGGACGCCTCGGGCCGTCGTCGCACGCAACGCAACGTGTACATCCCGTGGTCGCTGACCGTCACCCCCATCTCGCAGTCCGAGGTCGGTTCGGTGCAGGCCTCCAGCCTGTTCCTGGTCAGCCAGTTGAACTGCTCGATCACCACCAGTGACGGCACGGTGCTGTCGTCGAATTCCGGCAACGCGGCGCAGACGAGCTGCTGA
- a CDS encoding ubiquinol-cytochrome c reductase iron-sulfur subunit — protein MTDNQDAKPTDEQLAAMSREELLALGGKQDGVDIVFKEPRWPIEGTRAEKRAERTVAGWLLLGGLSGLALLLVFLFWPWEFDPDSWWYNLATPMYGLTFGLSILAIGIGAVLFQKKFIPQEITIQDRHDGPSSEFDRKTIAANLTDAFEGSTIKRRKMIGASLGLGLGAFGLGTLVAFAGGLIKNPWKPVVPTAEGKKAVLWTSGWTPRYHGETIYLARATGDSHSPFVKVRPEDIDAGGMETVFPLRDSDGDGTTVESHHRMTEIQMGVRNPVMLIRIKAQDMGRVVKRQGQESFNFGDLFAYTKVCSHLGCPSSLYEQQTYRILCPCHQSQFDALEFARPTFGPAARALAQLPITINTEGYLVANGDFIEPVGPAFWERKS, from the coding sequence ATGACCGATAACCAAGACGCGAAACCCACCGACGAACAGTTGGCGGCGATGTCGCGAGAAGAACTGCTCGCGCTGGGCGGCAAGCAAGACGGTGTCGACATCGTCTTCAAGGAACCGCGCTGGCCGATCGAGGGCACCCGCGCCGAGAAGCGCGCCGAACGCACGGTGGCCGGTTGGCTACTGCTCGGCGGCCTGTCCGGCCTGGCCCTGCTGTTGGTATTCCTGTTCTGGCCTTGGGAATTCGATCCCGACAGCTGGTGGTACAACCTGGCCACCCCGATGTACGGCCTGACCTTCGGTCTGTCGATCCTGGCGATCGGCATCGGCGCCGTGCTCTTCCAGAAGAAGTTCATCCCGCAAGAGATCACCATCCAGGACCGGCACGACGGTCCGTCCTCGGAGTTCGATCGCAAGACCATCGCGGCCAACCTCACCGACGCCTTCGAGGGCTCGACGATCAAGCGCCGCAAGATGATCGGCGCCTCGTTGGGCCTCGGCCTGGGCGCCTTCGGTCTCGGTACGTTGGTGGCGTTCGCCGGCGGGTTGATCAAGAACCCCTGGAAGCCCGTCGTACCGACCGCGGAGGGCAAGAAGGCGGTCCTGTGGACCTCCGGCTGGACCCCGCGCTACCACGGCGAAACGATCTACCTCGCCCGCGCGACCGGCGACAGCCACTCCCCCTTCGTGAAGGTGCGTCCGGAGGACATCGACGCCGGCGGCATGGAAACCGTGTTCCCGCTGCGGGATTCCGACGGCGACGGCACCACCGTCGAGTCGCATCACCGGATGACCGAGATCCAGATGGGCGTCCGTAACCCGGTCATGCTCATCCGCATCAAGGCCCAGGACATGGGCCGAGTGGTCAAACGGCAGGGGCAGGAGAGCTTCAACTTCGGCGACCTGTTCGCGTACACCAAGGTGTGCTCGCATCTGGGCTGCCCCTCGTCGCTGTACGAGCAGCAGACCTACCGCATCCTGTGCCCCTGCCACCAGTCGCAGTTCGACGCCCTGGAGTTCGCTCGGCCGACGTTCGGTCCGGCGGCGCGGGCGCTGGCACAGTTGCCCATCACGATCAACACCGAGGGCTACCTGGTGGCCAATGGTGACTTCATCGAACCTGTCGGTCCGGCCTTCTGGGAGCGCAAATCATGA
- a CDS encoding glycosyltransferase family 4 protein: MTRVLLVTNDFPPRRGGIQSYLEELVGRLASSGEHELTVYAPKWKGAEAYDGAAEAAGYRVVRHPTTLMLPEPSVEARMRHLIGRHDIETVWFGAAAPLALLAGRARRAGAGRVLASTHGHEVGWSMLPGARSALRRIGEGADVITYVSSYTRGRFASAFGSHAAMEHLPPGVDTDRFRPDPGARAELRRRYGLGERPTVVCVSRLVPRKGQDMLIRALPRIRERVDGAALVIVGGGPYLPTLRKLAADHDVADHVVFTAGVPADELAAHHVLGDVFAMPCRTRGAGLDVEGLGIVFLEASASGLPVVAGSSGGAPETVVEGSTGTVVDGRRVDEIAAAVGDLLADPDRAAKMGAAGRDWVLTNWRWDVLAARLGGLLAG; encoded by the coding sequence ATGACACGAGTCCTGCTGGTAACCAATGACTTTCCGCCCCGCCGCGGCGGCATCCAGTCGTATCTGGAAGAGCTGGTGGGCCGGCTGGCGAGTTCGGGTGAGCACGAGCTCACGGTGTACGCGCCGAAATGGAAGGGCGCCGAAGCCTACGACGGCGCGGCCGAGGCGGCCGGTTACCGGGTGGTGCGGCATCCCACCACGCTGATGTTGCCGGAACCGTCGGTCGAGGCGCGGATGCGCCATCTCATCGGGCGCCACGACATCGAGACGGTCTGGTTCGGCGCCGCCGCGCCGTTGGCGCTGCTGGCCGGCCGCGCCCGCCGGGCCGGGGCCGGTCGCGTGCTGGCCAGCACCCACGGCCACGAGGTGGGCTGGTCCATGCTGCCCGGCGCGCGCTCGGCGCTGCGGCGCATCGGCGAGGGCGCCGACGTCATCACCTACGTCAGTAGCTATACGCGGGGCCGCTTCGCGTCGGCCTTCGGGTCGCACGCGGCCATGGAACACCTGCCGCCCGGCGTCGACACCGACCGGTTCCGGCCGGATCCGGGCGCCCGCGCCGAGTTGCGGCGCCGCTACGGCCTGGGCGAGCGCCCGACCGTGGTGTGCGTGTCGCGGCTGGTCCCGCGCAAGGGCCAGGACATGTTGATCCGCGCGCTGCCGCGGATCCGCGAACGCGTGGACGGCGCCGCCTTGGTGATCGTCGGCGGCGGCCCCTACCTGCCCACCCTGCGCAAGCTGGCGGCCGACCACGACGTCGCCGACCACGTGGTCTTCACCGCGGGGGTGCCCGCCGACGAGCTGGCCGCCCACCACGTGCTCGGCGACGTGTTCGCGATGCCGTGCCGCACCCGCGGCGCCGGCCTGGACGTCGAGGGGCTGGGCATCGTCTTCCTCGAGGCGTCGGCCAGCGGTCTGCCGGTGGTCGCCGGTTCCTCGGGCGGCGCCCCGGAGACGGTGGTCGAGGGCAGCACCGGGACGGTGGTCGACGGCCGCCGCGTCGATGAGATAGCCGCTGCGGTCGGCGACCTGCTCGCCGACCCGGACCGCGCCGCGAAGATGGGTGCCGCGGGGCGGGACTGGGTGCTGACGAACTGGCGCTGGGACGTGCTGGCGGCCCGGCTGGGCGGGCTGCTGGCCGGCTGA
- the ripC gene encoding peptidoglycan hydrolase RipC — protein MRIDGTPWTDRIISRPLKRIAICLIAVLAVLSGTFASTVYADPQEDALAKLNELSREAEQTTEAMHSAQLDLTEKLEIQAAAEQKVAADRAAAEAARAQLSTYQTRVDQFAAAAYMGGRTSGFNAILTAESPQGLIDKLAVQRVMATEMSEQIATHRTVSEQAAAAEAASVRSAAEAKTAAEQAAAVRADLQSKQSDLQLKIAVVRSQYNALSPEQRVALADPGPVPPAAAPGPEILAQGPEGIPAGDVAPPPEGAVLPAPGGGSPQGAIAVQAALTRVGSPYSWGGSGPNAFDCSGLVRWAFQQAGISLPHSSQALARGGTPVSRDQLQPGDVVNTYSDASHTSIYVGDGMVVHASTYGVPVKVVPLDGAGPFYNARRY, from the coding sequence TTGAGGATCGACGGCACGCCCTGGACCGATCGGATCATCTCTCGACCCCTCAAACGGATCGCAATCTGTCTGATTGCCGTGTTGGCCGTGCTGAGCGGGACGTTTGCCTCGACGGTCTACGCCGACCCGCAAGAGGACGCGCTGGCAAAGTTGAACGAACTTTCGCGTGAGGCCGAGCAGACCACCGAGGCCATGCACTCCGCGCAGCTCGACCTCACCGAGAAGCTGGAAATCCAGGCCGCCGCCGAGCAGAAGGTGGCGGCCGATCGCGCCGCCGCCGAGGCCGCCCGGGCGCAGTTGTCGACCTATCAGACCCGCGTGGACCAGTTTGCCGCGGCCGCCTATATGGGCGGACGGACGTCCGGCTTCAACGCCATCCTGACCGCCGAGTCGCCGCAGGGCCTGATCGACAAGTTGGCGGTGCAGCGGGTGATGGCCACCGAGATGTCCGAGCAGATCGCCACCCACCGCACGGTCAGCGAGCAGGCCGCCGCCGCCGAGGCCGCCTCGGTGCGTTCCGCCGCCGAGGCGAAGACCGCCGCCGAGCAGGCCGCCGCGGTGCGGGCCGACCTGCAGTCCAAACAGAGCGACCTGCAGCTCAAGATCGCCGTGGTGCGGTCGCAGTACAACGCGCTCAGCCCGGAGCAGCGCGTCGCCCTGGCGGATCCGGGACCCGTCCCGCCGGCCGCCGCGCCGGGACCGGAGATCTTGGCCCAGGGGCCGGAGGGCATCCCGGCCGGCGACGTCGCGCCGCCGCCCGAAGGTGCCGTGCTGCCCGCGCCGGGCGGCGGATCCCCGCAGGGCGCGATCGCGGTGCAGGCCGCGCTGACCCGCGTCGGCTCGCCGTACTCCTGGGGCGGTTCCGGCCCCAACGCCTTCGACTGCTCGGGCCTGGTGCGTTGGGCCTTCCAGCAGGCCGGCATCTCGTTGCCGCATTCCAGCCAGGCGCTGGCCCGCGGCGGTACCCCGGTCTCGCGGGATCAGCTGCAGCCCGGCGACGTGGTGAACACCTACTCGGACGCCTCGCACACCAGCATCTACGTCGGCGACGGCATGGTGGTGCACGCCTCCACCTACGGAGTGCCGGTCAAGGTGGTGCCGTTGGATGGCGCCGGACCGTTCTACAACGCCCGCCGTTACTGA